In Microcoleus sp. bin38.metabat.b11b12b14.051, the genomic stretch TGCAAATCTTACGACATCGACCCAGCCCAAGCAGTCAACCCCTTTCAGATGGCATGGGAAGGCCAGTCAGATTGGGATGAAAACGCCGAAATGAAAGGCAGTTGCATCCTCGTACCAATCCCAGATCCGACACTCCCCAATCGCGGTAAACTGCTGCGAGACCAAGGATATGCCGAAACCATTCCCGCCGCCGCAGACTATCACATCACAGACGATGGTACCTTTGTCCTCCTGACAAGCTACGACAACGCCGCAGCCGAAGAAAAAATTTGGTTCGCCAATCCCAACCTGCGCTTCCGTGTTTCCCTGATCAAAACCAGCAAAGGAAGTGGAGTTGTCACCGCATCATTTTCTTCAGAAATTCGATCGCTCTCCGGGAAATAATACCACTATCAAAAATATTGCAACAGTCTCTGTAGGGTGCGTCGCCACAAACAATCCCTAATTTTCATCGACAAAATCCGGGCGACGCACCTTACCCAAAAAGCGGACAAAACAAGCAAAACAATTGTTGAGCGATAACACTTTTACTCGCTGCTATAAAAAATTCAAAAACAGCTTATGAATTCAGTAAAAAGTAACGATTTAATAACTCTGGCTCAATGGATGGCAGGGGATTTCAGCAACTACAAACAATCCTTTGAAAAACCACAAAAATTTGCCCACATTCATGTATTTTTCCGACCCTTACCCTTTGAATTTTTCAATGCTATCGGATTTTACTCCGAGCAAGTTTACGACCATGACCTGTGGACTCCCTACCGTCAAGGAGTCCACAAATTAATAGACCAAGGCTCGCAAATCTATATTGAAAATTACAGTCTCAACGATCCAGTACAGTATGCAGGCGCAGCACGCGAACTAAGCATTCTCAAGACAATTAAACCGGATTGCATTCAAAGGCGGTACAATTGCTCAATGGTTTTCAAACGAGACGGAGAAATGTTTCGTGGTAGTGTAGAGCCAGGAAACCAGTGTCTCATCGAAAAAAAAGGTTGTTCAACCTACCTAATCAGCGACGTGGAAATTACCGAAACAACCTGGAGCAGTCTCGATCGCGGTATGGATGTAAATACTCACCAACAGATTTGGGGCTCGGACTTTGGCTCTTTATTCTTTGAAAAGCGTCAAAGTTTTGCCGCAGAACTACCTCCAGGCTAATTTAACCGCTGAATGACGAATTTCCAGGCATTGCAGCACGTACTCAAGCCATACCTATTGCTCCAAAACACTCCTGCACTATAAAAAACTGCCTGTAGCACATGAAAACAGCAAAATCAACTCCTCTGTTAAATTATGTAAAGTTTTCTAATAAAACATCTATTTATGGTAAATTCTCAGATAACACAATAGTGGAGATATTTTAAATGGTTTTTGGACCTGCATCTCGACTTGGAGTCAGTTTATTTGAAGAAACACCCTGTTTAGAACTGATTCCAGGACGTTCAGAAGAAGAAGTAGAAACCATTATTCGTGCCGTCTACCGGCAAGTTTTGGGTAATGCTTACGTCATGGAAAGCGAACGGGCGACAGTTCCTGAATCGCAACTAAAAAGTGGTGCATTGAGCGTGCGCGAATTTGTCCGCGCTCTTGCAAAATCAGACGCTTACCGTTCTCGCTTTTTCGATACCTGTCCTCGGTATCGGTTTATTGAACTCAATTTCAAACATCTTCTCGGTCGCGCTCCCGATGGCCTAGAAGAAATGAGAGCTCATAGCACTATCTTAGATACCGAAGGCTTCGAGGCAGAAATTGATTCTTACCTCGACAGCGATGAATACCAAAACGCCTACGGCGAAAA encodes the following:
- a CDS encoding phycobiliprotein lyase, whose protein sequence is MNIQQFVDNSLGQWRSQRSAHHLTFRHFEAIESVIDIVALSPDDAAVIDLCKSYDIDPAQAVNPFQMAWEGQSDWDENAEMKGSCILVPIPDPTLPNRGKLLRDQGYAETIPAAADYHITDDGTFVLLTSYDNAAAEEKIWFANPNLRFRVSLIKTSKGSGVVTASFSSEIRSLSGK
- a CDS encoding chromophore lyase CpcT/CpeT, which gives rise to MNSVKSNDLITLAQWMAGDFSNYKQSFEKPQKFAHIHVFFRPLPFEFFNAIGFYSEQVYDHDLWTPYRQGVHKLIDQGSQIYIENYSLNDPVQYAGAARELSILKTIKPDCIQRRYNCSMVFKRDGEMFRGSVEPGNQCLIEKKGCSTYLISDVEITETTWSSLDRGMDVNTHQQIWGSDFGSLFFEKRQSFAAELPPG